A genomic segment from Dendropsophus ebraccatus isolate aDenEbr1 chromosome 7, aDenEbr1.pat, whole genome shotgun sequence encodes:
- the LOC138796587 gene encoding protein Mis18-alpha-like: MAHSGNNIPLGVSSGSGVQLGVYQSGNCRMPMGDTADWPPGHEEDTVVVPLTAVTQLVEIGRQMTSTEPYNAGSQYQVLSCSCCHKVLDKYYSATPPHLSHKCNLYHIDSASIEKYEFGKNLGQSIHPSKSLITIEMDPHFEKLTMEQKESLEKLRAHFLELKEHPE; encoded by the coding sequence ATGGCGCACAGCGGCAACAACATCCCTCTGGGCGTCAGTAGCGGCTCCGGCGTCCAACTGGGGGTGTACCAGAGTGGGAATTGTAGGATGCCGATGGGAGACACGGCCGACTGGCCCCCTGGTCATGAGGAAGATACAGTGGTGGTGCCACTGACAGCTGTTACACAGTTAGTTGAAATTGGAAGACAGATGACGTCCACTGAACCCTATAATGCCGGCAGTCAGTACCAGGTTCTGTCCTGCAGCTGCTGCCACAAGGTCCTTGACAAGTATTACTCTGCGACGCCACCTCACCTCAGCCACAAATGTAACCTGTACCACATTGACAGTGCCAGTATTGAGAAATATGAATTTGGAAAGAATCTTGGGCAGTCTATCCACCCATCTAAATCCCTGATCACCATTGAGATGGATCCGCATTTTGAAAAACTAACTATGGAGCAAAAGGAGTCTCTAGAAAAATTGCGTGCACATTTTTTAGAGCTGAAAGAACATCCGGAATAA